A region from the Takifugu rubripes chromosome 22, fTakRub1.2, whole genome shotgun sequence genome encodes:
- the cyp7b1 gene encoding LOW QUALITY PROTEIN: 25-hydroxycholesterol 7-alpha-hydroxylase (The sequence of the model RefSeq protein was modified relative to this genomic sequence to represent the inferred CDS: inserted 4 bases in 3 codons) produces MSGLLLLLVGVLSLLVCVLRRRIRRDNEPPLVIGWIPFVGKAVEFGRDAQGFLLQQKKKFGDVFTVLIAGKYMTFIMDPLMYPNIIKHGRQLDFHSFSDSMAPVVFGYPPVRSWKTPSLHEDIQRAFKLLQGDHLCALTEGMMGNLMMLLRQDHLGRRPGAGPGWKSGDMYEFCSRVMFEATFLTLYGIPQEGGRHDGMDELRKDLFQFDGWFPWLVAGVPIGLLRQAKTSRNKLTRSLLPMRISSWSNRSQFIRRRQELVEKVDALKDVDRAAHHFAMLCGIGGNTIPACFWSMYNLVSHPDALQVVRQQILDELKLSGVQFSTDTDVTLSRDLLDKLLYLESSVNESLRLSSASMNIRVAQEDFSLHLKNERSANVRKGDIIVLYPQSLHMDPEVYEDPQCDHKGTFQFDRYVQDSKGGFFKGGQRLKYYLMPFGSGSSXCPGRHFAVNEIKQFLXVLLLYFNLXLEPGQTRATVDSSRAGLGILFPSAKVHFRYRLRCV; encoded by the exons ATGTCCgggttgctgctgctcctcgtcGGCGTCCTGTCGCTGCTCGTCTGCGTCCTCCGCCGCAGAATCAG ACGTGACAACGAGCCGCCGCTGGTCATTGGCTGGATTCCGTTTGTTGGAAAAGCTGTTGAGTTTGGCAGAGACGCTCAGGGGTTCCTGctacagcagaagaagaagtttGGAGATGTTTTCACAGTCCTCATTGCAG GTAAATACATGACCTTCATCATGGACCCTCTCATGTATCCAAACATCATCAAACATGGACGGCAGCTGGACTTTCACTCCTTCTCGGACTCAATGGCGCCGGTCGTCTTCGGCTACCCTCCCGTCAGGTCCTGGAAGACCCCCAGCCTGCATGAGGACATCCAGCGTGCCTTTAAGCTCCTCCAAGGAGACCACCTCTGTGCCCTCACAGAGGGAATGATGGGAAATCTCATGATGTTGTTACGTCAGGACCATCTGGGgcggagaccaggagcaggaccgggatGGAAGTCCGGTGACATGTACGAGTTCTGCAGCAGGGTCATGTTCGAAGCCACATTCCTCACGCTGTACGGGATCCCCCAGGAAGGGGGGCGCCATGACGGGATGGATGAGCTGAGGAAGGACTTGTTCCAGTTTGATGGTTGGTTCCCATGGCTCGTTGCTGGAGTCCCAATTGGACTCCTGAGGCAAGCCAAGACCAGCCGGAACAAACTGACGAGATCCTTGTTGCCAATGAGGATTTCCAGTTGGTCTAACAGGTCCCAGTTCATCAGGCGGAGACAGGAGCTGGTTGAGAAGGTGGATGCGTTAAAAGACGTGGACAGAGCAG CTCATCACTTCGCCATGCTGTGTGGCATCGGTGGCAACACCATCCCGGCCTGTTTCTGGTCCATGTACAACCTGGTGAGTCACCCGGATGCCCTGCAAGTGGTCCGTCAGCAGATCCTCGATGAGCTGAAGCTCAGCGGCGTCCAGttcagcacagacacagacgtgACCCTCAGCAGGGACCTCCTGGACAAGCTCCTGTATCTGG AGAGCTCCGTCAACGAGAGCCTGCGCCTGTCATCGGCCTCCATGAACATCCGAGTGGCTCAGGAGGACTTCAGTCTGCATCTGAAGAACGAGCGCTCGGCGAACGTCAGGAAGGGCGACATCATCGTTCTGTACCCACAGAGTCTGCACATGGACCCGGAGGTCTACGAGGACCCACAGTGTGACCACAAAGGG ACGTTCCAGTTCGACCGTTACGTCCAGGACAGCAAAGGGGGCTTCTTTAAGGGCGGCCAGAGGCTGAAATATTACCTGATGCCTTTCGGCTCCGGTTCGTC ATGTCCCGGCCGCCACTTCGCCGTCAATGAGATCAAACAGTTTc gtgtcctgctgctctaCTTCAACC GACTGGAGCCGGGTCAGACCAGGGCCACTGTGGACTCCAGCCGGGCTGGACTTGGAATTCTGTTCCCATCTGCCAAGGTCCACTTCCGCTACAGGTTACGCTGTGTCTAA